One Epidermidibacterium keratini DNA segment encodes these proteins:
- a CDS encoding ROK family protein — protein sequence MAWAIGLDIGGTKIAAGLVGATGSVTGRIEAPAPHDARGVEQAALALARQVLDEQDSPQIEAVGVGSPGTIDPISGKVTASDSKPALVGANVGEVLGQALGVPYAVTNDVNAAGVGELAYGVAAGFSRVLVVAAGTGIGGALLINGRLEEGMSGTTGEIAHLLVPQAGAGVCGCGKRDHLEAVASGPAIEAEYAAATGERRTAREIARIAADGNPTASTTIDAAATTLGRCVAGLANAVDIDALVITGGVADIERYFAAAKTAFSDEVMVPLNGVPVLRSALGADAPIVGAATYVRARLGI from the coding sequence GTGGCGTGGGCGATCGGGCTGGACATCGGGGGAACGAAGATAGCTGCCGGGCTGGTCGGCGCCACCGGTTCTGTCACCGGGCGCATTGAGGCGCCGGCGCCGCACGATGCTCGCGGCGTCGAGCAGGCCGCGCTCGCGCTCGCCCGTCAGGTGCTCGACGAGCAAGACTCACCGCAGATCGAGGCAGTGGGGGTCGGCAGCCCCGGCACGATCGACCCGATCAGCGGCAAGGTGACCGCCAGCGACAGCAAGCCGGCTCTAGTCGGCGCCAACGTCGGCGAGGTTCTGGGTCAGGCGCTCGGCGTTCCGTACGCCGTGACGAACGACGTCAACGCCGCCGGAGTGGGGGAGCTGGCGTACGGAGTCGCGGCCGGGTTCTCGCGTGTCCTGGTGGTCGCTGCCGGCACCGGCATCGGTGGCGCTCTGCTGATCAACGGCCGCCTTGAAGAAGGGATGAGCGGGACCACGGGCGAGATCGCCCACCTGCTCGTCCCGCAGGCCGGCGCGGGAGTCTGCGGCTGCGGCAAGCGCGACCACCTTGAGGCCGTCGCCAGCGGACCTGCCATCGAGGCCGAGTACGCCGCGGCGACGGGCGAGCGGCGTACGGCACGGGAGATCGCGCGGATCGCCGCCGACGGAAACCCAACGGCGAGTACGACGATCGATGCCGCCGCCACCACACTCGGTCGCTGCGTCGCCGGACTCGCGAACGCCGTCGACATCGACGCGCTGGTCATCACCGGGGGCGTGGCCGACATCGAACGTTACTTCGCCGCTGCCAAGACAGCGTTCAGCGACGAGGTCATGGTCCCGCTCAACGGCGTCCCCGTCCTGCGCAGCGCGCTTGGTGCGGACGCCCCGATCGTCGGCGCGGCCACCTACGTGCGAGCGCGCCTCGGCATCTGA
- the thpR gene encoding RNA 2',3'-cyclic phosphodiesterase, which yields MARIFVAAQLPLDVRDDLHEHLDVLRTVHPSLRWVRAENLHLTVRFIGESGPREVDRQVEHWAERAADAAPFSVSLSGAGCFPQTWRARVLYAAAGVDEPSWRHLAGPDQQPHVTVARTRELSDLTGLVDELAAYSSRKWEIEQIAVMRSFLERGRPARYEPLEVLPLGR from the coding sequence ATGGCTCGTATCTTCGTCGCGGCGCAGCTCCCACTCGACGTGCGCGATGACCTCCACGAGCACCTCGACGTACTCCGCACGGTGCATCCCAGCCTGCGGTGGGTGCGCGCGGAAAACCTGCACCTGACGGTCCGCTTCATCGGCGAGAGCGGACCGCGGGAGGTCGACCGGCAGGTCGAGCACTGGGCCGAGCGCGCCGCCGACGCCGCCCCGTTTTCGGTGTCCCTGTCCGGCGCTGGGTGTTTCCCGCAGACCTGGCGAGCCCGGGTGCTGTACGCCGCCGCTGGGGTTGACGAGCCGTCGTGGCGACATCTCGCCGGTCCCGATCAGCAGCCCCACGTCACCGTCGCGCGCACCCGCGAGCTCAGCGACCTCACCGGACTGGTCGACGAGCTCGCGGCGTACTCGTCGCGGAAGTGGGAGATCGAGCAGATTGCCGTCATGCGGTCGTTCCTGGAGCGTGGCCGGCCCGCGCGCTACGAGCCGCTCGAGGTGCTGCCGCTCGGCCGGTAG
- the mhpA gene encoding bifunctional 3-(3-hydroxy-phenyl)propionate/3-hydroxycinnamic acid hydroxylase MhpA, with product MTDYDVIQIGFGPVGQIHAATLGRSGHSVAVFERSPSLYQLSRAGHCDHEIMRIFQSVGAADAIERDAIPILDYDWFNADGEILLHLDWNAPTPSGWRSDYLFYQPYVETELRAAVDRLPSVEVNLGWEATAIEQYDDHVEVTVREGNRDQGRWTATGRTRTVTARYLVGADGAGSMAREVAGIEWEDFGFEENWLVVDVRPHDPDLAIDMPEAGQICDPARPVSLFRWLGREHARWEFMLLPGETAQGMTDEGRDWELLARWGLSPDNATIARRAIYTFRSLLAKDFRAGRILLVGDAAHLMPPFMGQGMCSGLRDAINLAWKLDLVLREVASADLLGTYTEERRPHVGQVIATSIGLGQIVCVSDPEEAAERDRMFLAGEAPPPPPFPWLQTGIVAADTHPSAGQLGVQGRISTGEQTGRADDLLGNTWLVLCDDRALLDGIGQRQRELIDRIGGRVVHISRARHRGADSVVDLDATYHAWFNQGEFRAVIVRPDFYTYGMASHVGDLNALIDRLAEQIGVAVPTPA from the coding sequence ATGACCGACTACGACGTCATACAAATCGGATTCGGACCCGTGGGACAAATCCACGCCGCCACCCTTGGACGTAGTGGCCACTCGGTTGCGGTCTTCGAACGCTCGCCATCGCTTTACCAGCTGTCGCGAGCCGGCCATTGTGACCACGAGATCATGCGCATCTTCCAGAGTGTCGGCGCCGCTGATGCGATCGAGCGCGACGCGATCCCGATCCTGGACTATGACTGGTTCAACGCCGACGGCGAGATCCTGCTGCACCTGGACTGGAACGCTCCGACGCCGTCGGGATGGCGCTCGGACTACCTCTTCTACCAGCCCTACGTCGAGACCGAGCTGAGGGCCGCCGTGGACCGGCTTCCCAGCGTCGAGGTCAACCTCGGCTGGGAGGCCACCGCGATCGAGCAGTACGACGACCACGTCGAGGTGACCGTTCGCGAAGGCAACCGCGATCAGGGCCGGTGGACTGCGACCGGACGCACCCGCACCGTCACCGCGCGCTATCTCGTCGGCGCCGACGGTGCCGGCTCGATGGCCCGCGAGGTCGCCGGGATCGAGTGGGAGGACTTCGGGTTCGAGGAGAACTGGCTCGTCGTCGACGTGCGCCCGCATGACCCCGACCTCGCGATCGACATGCCCGAGGCCGGCCAGATCTGCGATCCCGCGAGGCCGGTCTCGCTGTTTCGGTGGCTCGGCCGCGAGCACGCGCGGTGGGAGTTCATGCTGCTGCCCGGCGAGACTGCACAGGGCATGACCGACGAGGGGCGTGACTGGGAGCTGCTCGCTCGATGGGGGCTCAGTCCCGACAACGCGACGATCGCCCGGCGGGCGATCTACACGTTCCGGTCGTTGCTGGCCAAGGACTTCAGGGCCGGGCGGATCTTGCTCGTCGGCGATGCCGCGCACCTGATGCCGCCGTTCATGGGGCAGGGGATGTGCTCGGGGCTACGGGATGCGATCAACCTCGCCTGGAAGCTCGACCTCGTGCTGCGCGAGGTTGCCAGCGCGGACCTGCTCGGCACCTACACCGAAGAACGCCGACCCCACGTCGGCCAGGTGATCGCCACCTCAATCGGGCTCGGGCAGATCGTGTGCGTGAGCGATCCTGAAGAGGCGGCCGAACGCGATCGGATGTTTCTGGCCGGCGAGGCGCCACCGCCCCCACCGTTCCCGTGGCTGCAGACCGGGATCGTCGCCGCCGACACTCATCCCAGCGCCGGGCAGCTCGGGGTCCAGGGACGGATCAGTACGGGCGAGCAGACCGGCCGCGCCGACGACCTGCTCGGCAACACCTGGCTGGTGCTTTGCGATGACCGTGCTCTGCTCGACGGGATCGGGCAGCGTCAGCGTGAGCTCATCGATCGCATCGGCGGACGAGTGGTGCACATCAGTCGGGCACGGCACCGCGGCGCAGACAGCGTCGTCGACCTCGATGCGACGTACCACGCCTGGTTCAACCAGGGCGAGTTCCGCGCGGTCATCGTGCGTCCGGACTTCTACACCTACGGGATGGCCTCGCACGTCGGTGATCTCAACGCGCTCATCGACCGGCTTGCCGAGCAAATCGGAGTCGCGGTGCCCACGCCGGCCTGA
- a CDS encoding ABC transporter substrate-binding protein — protein MRARSPRLLLPLALAGVVLAGCSSPKSQDAGAQTDVGVSDDTITIGALTDLSSPFKAQGLAATQGTELWADEVNAAGGICGRQVELITKDHGYKPESALALYDEIAGDVVGFVQIFGTPTFAAVKERVISDDVVAMPSSLSSTFLDTPQVVIPGATYDIEMINGLSWMLEQGMIAPGDSIGHIYVDSDYGQNAALGVAAYAEEHELNVQSVAVSATDTDMTATIAAMKANGVTAIVLSTSPPAMGSVATQNVEQALGVPLLGSTPTWDTALVSSLTPEQLSHYYRVTSQAPFGYTGSDAAVELASAYQQKYTETPLDAVNFGYAGALAFGAILQQACDDDNLTRSGIVEAAAKVQVDTKGITAPLDFSVPGAPAARSVYVEQADASAAGGLTVVSDGLVEAPEAADYQGPHQK, from the coding sequence GTGCGCGCTCGCTCTCCTCGTCTGCTGCTTCCCCTCGCACTTGCCGGCGTCGTGCTCGCCGGCTGCTCGTCGCCGAAGTCGCAGGATGCCGGCGCGCAGACCGACGTCGGGGTCAGCGACGACACCATCACGATCGGCGCGCTGACCGACCTGAGCTCGCCGTTCAAAGCCCAAGGACTGGCGGCGACGCAGGGCACCGAGCTGTGGGCCGATGAGGTGAACGCCGCTGGCGGCATCTGCGGTCGGCAGGTCGAGCTCATCACCAAGGACCACGGCTACAAGCCCGAGTCAGCGCTCGCGCTCTACGACGAGATTGCCGGCGACGTCGTGGGTTTCGTCCAGATCTTCGGTACGCCGACCTTCGCGGCCGTCAAGGAACGCGTCATCTCCGACGACGTCGTCGCGATGCCATCGTCACTGTCATCGACGTTTCTCGATACACCGCAGGTGGTGATTCCAGGTGCGACGTACGACATCGAGATGATCAACGGACTGAGCTGGATGCTCGAGCAAGGCATGATCGCGCCCGGCGATTCGATCGGCCATATCTACGTCGACTCCGACTACGGCCAAAACGCCGCGCTCGGGGTGGCGGCGTACGCCGAGGAACATGAGCTGAACGTGCAGTCGGTTGCGGTCTCGGCCACCGACACCGACATGACCGCGACCATCGCAGCGATGAAGGCTAACGGTGTCACCGCGATCGTCCTCTCGACATCGCCACCGGCGATGGGCTCGGTCGCGACGCAGAATGTCGAGCAGGCGCTCGGCGTACCGCTGCTGGGAAGTACGCCGACCTGGGACACCGCTCTAGTCTCGTCACTCACCCCCGAGCAGCTGTCGCACTACTACCGCGTGACCAGCCAGGCACCGTTCGGCTACACCGGCTCCGACGCCGCCGTCGAGCTCGCCTCGGCCTACCAGCAGAAGTACACCGAGACCCCGCTGGACGCGGTGAACTTCGGGTACGCCGGAGCGCTCGCCTTCGGTGCGATCCTGCAGCAGGCGTGCGACGACGACAACCTCACCCGCTCCGGGATCGTCGAGGCCGCAGCCAAAGTCCAGGTCGACACCAAGGGCATCACCGCGCCCCTCGACTTCTCGGTGCCCGGGGCGCCCGCGGCTCGCAGCGTCTATGTCGAGCAGGCCGACGCCTCGGCTGCCGGCGGGCTCACCGTCGTCAGCGACGGGCTCGTCGAGGCTCCCGAGGCCGCGGACTACCAAGGCCCGCACCAGAAGTAG
- a CDS encoding ABC transporter substrate-binding protein produces MRKLTLATIAATSALTLTLTGCSTKADGGSAGGGDGDVKTDVGVTDDTITLLALNDLSGVFKVISLAYDYGINIWVEQVNADGGICGRDIKIDSQDSAYKVDNALPLYEQEKSNVLGAISIGGSHIIAALKQKIISDNMPTIPAAWASVNLDASQLLMIGQTYDVETINGLSWMQEQGMIAEGDTIGHVYIDSEYGQNALLGSKAFAEENGMTISEAKIASTDTDMTAIVTKMKSDGVKAIAVTTPPAALGSIALQNQGQGLNVPMIGNNPVFAPTLLEDPGVTAALENYYQVTSYAPIGSDVPAAQELLGKLQQLTQEEPNIGTSQGYVWGLAWQELLEKACDNGDLTRAGIMEAMSQVDALETNGLTGKLNFATEGTPTTREAFIVQPDPNVPGGLNITEQLFESDAAKNYKTPYEK; encoded by the coding sequence ATGCGTAAGCTCACGCTGGCCACCATCGCCGCCACCAGCGCCCTCACCCTCACCCTCACCGGCTGCTCCACCAAGGCCGATGGCGGGTCAGCAGGCGGCGGCGACGGTGACGTCAAGACCGATGTCGGCGTCACCGACGACACGATTACGCTCCTGGCTCTCAACGACCTCTCGGGCGTCTTCAAGGTCATCAGCCTCGCCTACGACTACGGCATCAACATCTGGGTCGAGCAGGTGAACGCCGACGGCGGCATCTGCGGGCGAGATATCAAGATCGACTCGCAGGACTCGGCCTACAAGGTCGACAACGCGCTACCGCTCTACGAGCAGGAGAAGTCGAACGTGCTCGGCGCGATCTCGATCGGCGGCTCGCACATCATCGCGGCCCTGAAGCAGAAGATCATCAGCGACAACATGCCGACCATCCCGGCCGCCTGGGCCTCGGTCAACCTCGATGCCTCGCAGCTGCTGATGATCGGGCAGACGTACGACGTCGAGACGATCAACGGTCTGTCCTGGATGCAGGAACAGGGCATGATCGCCGAAGGCGACACCATCGGACACGTGTACATCGATTCGGAGTACGGCCAAAATGCACTGCTCGGGAGCAAGGCATTCGCCGAGGAAAATGGCATGACGATCTCCGAGGCGAAGATCGCCTCCACCGATACCGACATGACTGCGATCGTGACGAAGATGAAGTCCGATGGGGTGAAGGCGATCGCGGTCACCACGCCTCCGGCGGCGCTCGGGTCGATCGCGCTGCAAAATCAGGGCCAGGGCCTCAACGTGCCGATGATCGGCAACAACCCGGTCTTTGCACCCACCCTGCTGGAGGATCCGGGTGTGACCGCGGCGCTGGAGAACTACTACCAGGTGACGTCGTACGCCCCGATCGGCTCCGACGTGCCAGCGGCTCAGGAGCTGCTCGGTAAGCTGCAGCAGCTGACCCAGGAGGAACCCAACATCGGCACCAGCCAGGGCTACGTCTGGGGCCTGGCATGGCAGGAGCTGCTGGAGAAGGCCTGCGACAACGGCGATCTCACGCGCGCCGGCATCATGGAGGCGATGTCACAGGTCGATGCTCTTGAGACCAACGGGCTCACCGGCAAGCTCAACTTCGCCACCGAAGGCACCCCGACCACGCGCGAGGCGTTTATCGTGCAGCCAGATCCGAACGTTCCCGGCGGGCTGAACATCACCGAGCAGCTTTTCGAGTCGGACGCGGCCAAGAACTACAAGACGCCGTACGAGAAGTAG
- a CDS encoding ABC transporter substrate-binding protein, whose protein sequence is MRKFPLAAVAATSAIALALTGCSTKGGGGGSSSGADGLKTDVGVTDSEISLLTLDDLSGVFKTNSLAYEYGIGIWVDEVNEAGGICERDIKINSQDTAYKVDNALPLYDQQKANSLGIISVGGSHILAALKQKITSDNMLTVPASWASINLDSNAILMIGQTYDVEMLNGLSYLQEEGIIGEGDKIGHIYVDSEYGQNALVGSKAYADENGMSVTEAKIASTDTDMTAIVTKMKADGVKAIAITTPPAALGSAALQNQSQGLNVPMIGSNPVFSPTLLEDAAVTSALSNYYQVTSYAPFGADNPKVQEILTKLTEKTQDAPNLGTVMGYVWGLAWGEVLQKACDNGDMTRAGVLEAKDSIDSLATEDLTGTLDFSTPGAPTTRQAFITQADPEVPGGLTVVKELYESDSAKNYKAPYQK, encoded by the coding sequence ATGCGCAAGTTCCCTTTGGCGGCGGTTGCTGCCACCAGCGCGATCGCCCTCGCTCTCACCGGCTGCTCCACCAAGGGCGGTGGCGGCGGCAGCAGCAGCGGAGCAGACGGCCTGAAGACCGATGTCGGGGTGACCGACTCCGAGATCAGCCTGCTCACCCTCGATGACCTATCGGGCGTGTTCAAGACCAACAGCCTCGCCTACGAGTACGGCATCGGGATCTGGGTCGATGAAGTCAACGAAGCCGGTGGCATCTGCGAGCGCGACATCAAGATCAACTCCCAGGACACCGCCTACAAGGTCGACAACGCTCTGCCGCTGTATGACCAGCAGAAGGCGAACTCGCTCGGGATCATCTCCGTCGGCGGCTCGCACATCCTCGCCGCGCTCAAGCAGAAGATCACCAGCGACAACATGCTGACCGTGCCCGCGTCGTGGGCCTCGATCAACCTGGACTCCAACGCGATCTTGATGATCGGGCAGACGTACGACGTCGAGATGCTCAACGGGCTGTCCTACCTCCAGGAGGAAGGCATCATCGGCGAGGGCGACAAGATCGGGCACATCTACGTCGACTCCGAGTACGGCCAGAACGCGCTCGTCGGGAGCAAGGCGTACGCCGACGAAAACGGGATGAGCGTCACCGAGGCGAAGATCGCCTCGACCGACACCGACATGACCGCGATCGTGACGAAGATGAAGGCGGACGGCGTCAAGGCCATCGCGATCACGACACCGCCGGCCGCGCTCGGGTCGGCGGCCCTGCAAAACCAGAGCCAGGGGCTGAACGTGCCGATGATCGGCAGCAACCCGGTCTTCTCCCCCACCTTGCTGGAGGATGCTGCAGTCACCTCGGCGCTGAGCAACTACTACCAGGTGACGTCGTACGCGCCGTTTGGCGCGGACAACCCGAAGGTCCAGGAGATTCTCACCAAGCTGACCGAGAAGACCCAGGACGCGCCCAACCTCGGCACCGTGATGGGTTACGTCTGGGGCCTGGCCTGGGGTGAAGTGCTGCAAAAAGCCTGCGACAACGGCGATATGACCCGGGCCGGCGTACTCGAGGCCAAGGACTCGATCGACTCGCTGGCGACCGAAGATCTCACCGGAACGCTGGACTTCTCGACGCCCGGCGCGCCAACGACCCGACAGGCCTTCATCACCCAGGCCGACCCGGAGGTGCCCGGCGGACTCACCGTGGTCAAGGAGCTTTACGAGTCCGACTCCGCCAAGAACTACAAGGCGCCGTACCAGAAATGA
- a CDS encoding ABC transporter substrate-binding protein — MRKVTTSMVAAAAAATLVLTGCSTKASDSGSGGGGGGSGELKTDFGVTDDTITLGVQTDQTGVFKVGGIAQTAGNQLWADDVNADGGICGRDIKIDVQDNGYKPDNALPLYDQQKQNVAGYVQLLGSPILAALKQKLTNDKILAVPASWASSNLDTPSVVMVGSTYDVEMINGLSWMQEQGMIAEGDQLGHIYVDSEYGQNGVLGSEWYAEQNGMTINKVAVSGTDNDMTAIVAKMKADGVKAILLTTTPGQTASVATQTAAQAFDIPLLGSNPTFAPTLMDNDQVVQALNNYYVVTPVASMSNESEFIAELTKKYQDKYSDPPFDAVLLGYAYGMAWQQILEQACEDGDMTRDGLLAAREKLTEVDTKGLTGVMDFSKIGSPSTRQIYIAQADPNGVSGTKDITELYESDLAKEYKAPFQK; from the coding sequence ATGCGCAAAGTCACGACCTCGATGGTGGCTGCTGCCGCGGCGGCCACGCTCGTGCTCACTGGCTGTTCGACGAAGGCCAGCGACTCCGGCAGTGGTGGGGGTGGAGGCGGCAGCGGTGAGCTGAAGACCGACTTCGGCGTCACCGACGACACGATCACGCTGGGCGTCCAAACCGACCAGACCGGCGTGTTCAAGGTCGGCGGGATCGCCCAGACGGCCGGCAACCAGCTGTGGGCCGACGACGTCAACGCCGATGGCGGCATCTGCGGACGCGACATCAAGATCGACGTCCAGGACAACGGCTACAAGCCCGACAACGCGCTGCCGCTATATGACCAGCAGAAGCAGAATGTCGCCGGCTACGTGCAGCTGCTCGGCTCGCCGATCCTCGCCGCACTCAAGCAGAAGCTCACCAACGACAAGATTCTCGCGGTGCCTGCCTCGTGGGCGTCCTCCAACCTCGACACGCCCTCGGTCGTCATGGTCGGCTCGACCTACGACGTCGAGATGATCAACGGTCTGTCGTGGATGCAGGAGCAGGGCATGATCGCCGAAGGCGACCAGCTCGGGCACATCTACGTCGACTCCGAGTACGGCCAGAACGGCGTACTCGGCTCGGAGTGGTACGCCGAGCAGAACGGCATGACCATCAACAAGGTCGCAGTCTCCGGCACCGACAACGACATGACGGCCATCGTCGCGAAGATGAAGGCCGACGGCGTCAAGGCCATCCTGTTGACCACCACGCCCGGCCAGACCGCCTCGGTCGCCACCCAGACCGCAGCGCAGGCGTTCGACATCCCACTGCTGGGCAGCAACCCGACCTTCGCGCCGACGTTGATGGACAACGACCAGGTCGTGCAGGCGCTGAACAACTACTACGTGGTCACGCCGGTTGCCTCGATGAGCAACGAGAGCGAGTTCATCGCCGAGTTGACCAAGAAGTACCAGGACAAGTACAGCGACCCGCCGTTCGATGCGGTGCTGCTCGGCTACGCCTACGGCATGGCGTGGCAGCAGATCCTCGAGCAGGCCTGCGAGGACGGCGACATGACCCGCGACGGCCTGCTGGCTGCTCGCGAGAAGCTCACCGAGGTTGACACCAAGGGCCTCACCGGAGTCATGGACTTCAGCAAGATCGGCTCGCCCTCGACCCGCCAGATCTACATCGCGCAGGCCGATCCGAACGGCGTGAGCGGCACCAAGGACATCACCGAGCTCTACGAGTCCGATCTCGCGAAGGAGTACAAGGCACCGTTCCAGAAGTAG
- a CDS encoding ABC transporter substrate-binding protein has protein sequence MRKMTLTTACLGTALAITISGCSTKAQDSSGGGSGSDGVKTDIGVSDNEILLGVQSDLSGVFKSIGLALTHGNELWVEDVNAEGGVCGRDIKLDIQDNAYKADNAVPLYEQQKTSILGYLQLIGSPVLAALKQKLTADKVLAIPAAQASQNMDSPSVLLIGATYDVEMINGLSWMKEQGTLSEGDKIGHIYVDSEYGQNGLMGSKYFAEENGMTVVEAPVAATDTDMTAIVAKFKEEGVKAIALTTTPAATASVAVQNTTQNLNVPMMGSNPSFTPNMLSDSSVVSALENMYVSSGTMPFGGPSPLAEKIKSEYDKKFSADQPNYAVNAGYSEGLVWTEVLKKACDNGDLTREGILKARTEVTSVSTDGMNGEQDLSDPGAPATRESFITKPDPNVPGGLSIVSDLAASDAAKSYKAPHQK, from the coding sequence ATGCGCAAGATGACCCTGACTACCGCCTGCCTTGGCACCGCTCTCGCGATCACCATCTCTGGCTGCAGCACCAAGGCCCAGGACTCCTCGGGAGGCGGCAGCGGATCGGACGGCGTCAAGACCGACATCGGGGTGTCCGACAACGAGATCCTGCTCGGAGTGCAGAGCGACCTCTCCGGAGTCTTCAAGAGCATCGGACTCGCGCTGACCCACGGCAACGAGCTGTGGGTTGAGGACGTCAACGCCGAGGGCGGCGTCTGCGGACGCGACATCAAGCTCGACATCCAGGACAACGCCTACAAGGCCGACAACGCCGTACCGCTTTACGAACAGCAGAAGACCTCGATTCTTGGCTACCTGCAGCTCATCGGATCGCCGGTGCTCGCGGCCCTCAAGCAGAAGCTCACCGCCGACAAGGTCCTCGCCATCCCGGCAGCGCAGGCCTCGCAGAACATGGACTCGCCGTCGGTGCTGCTGATCGGTGCGACGTACGACGTCGAGATGATCAACGGCCTGTCCTGGATGAAGGAGCAGGGCACGCTCTCTGAGGGCGACAAGATCGGACACATCTACGTCGACTCCGAGTACGGCCAGAACGGGCTGATGGGCTCGAAGTACTTCGCCGAGGAAAACGGCATGACCGTGGTCGAGGCGCCGGTCGCGGCCACCGACACCGACATGACCGCCATCGTCGCGAAGTTCAAGGAAGAGGGCGTCAAGGCCATCGCGCTCACCACCACCCCAGCCGCCACGGCTTCGGTCGCCGTACAAAACACGACCCAGAACCTCAACGTGCCCATGATGGGCAGCAACCCGAGCTTCACGCCCAACATGCTCAGCGACTCCTCGGTAGTGTCGGCGCTGGAGAACATGTATGTCTCCTCTGGCACGATGCCCTTCGGCGGCCCGTCGCCGCTGGCGGAGAAGATCAAGAGCGAGTACGACAAGAAGTTCAGCGCCGACCAGCCCAACTACGCAGTGAACGCCGGCTACTCCGAAGGCCTGGTGTGGACCGAGGTTCTGAAAAAGGCGTGCGACAACGGCGATCTGACCCGCGAGGGCATCCTCAAGGCCCGCACCGAGGTCACCTCGGTCTCGACGGACGGCATGAACGGCGAGCAGGATCTCTCTGACCCCGGAGCCCCGGCGACGCGTGAAAGCTTCATCACCAAGCCCGATCCCAACGTGCCCGGCGGACTGAGCATCGTCTCTGACCTTGCGGCCTCGGACGCGGCGAAGTCCTACAAGGCACCGCACCAGAAGTAA
- a CDS encoding GNAT family N-acetyltransferase: MKTIVIGDREYAVSRADASDLAELVALLSDDVLGAERESSDLAPYSEAFQAIDADPNQLLVVVHDESGQLVATMQLTLFPGLSRRGATRLQIEAVRVAPSVRGGGLGAAMIDWAHEYGRQHGARIAQLTSDARRTDAHRFYERLGYVDSHVGFKFEL; this comes from the coding sequence ATGAAGACGATCGTTATCGGTGACCGCGAGTACGCCGTGAGCCGCGCGGACGCAAGCGACCTCGCGGAACTGGTGGCGCTCCTGTCCGACGATGTCCTCGGCGCCGAGCGCGAATCGTCCGATCTTGCGCCGTATTCCGAAGCCTTCCAGGCAATCGACGCCGACCCGAACCAACTGCTCGTCGTCGTACACGATGAGTCGGGGCAACTCGTAGCGACCATGCAGTTGACGCTGTTTCCTGGACTCTCCCGTCGAGGAGCGACACGCCTGCAGATCGAGGCTGTGCGCGTCGCACCGTCGGTCCGCGGCGGAGGGCTGGGCGCCGCGATGATCGACTGGGCACACGAGTACGGGCGCCAACACGGCGCTCGGATCGCGCAACTCACCTCTGATGCCCGCCGTACTGATGCGCATCGGTTCTACGAGCGGCTCGGGTACGTCGACAGCCACGTGGGGTTCAAGTTCGAGCTCTGA